In Thalassophryne amazonica chromosome 14, fThaAma1.1, whole genome shotgun sequence, one DNA window encodes the following:
- the commd6 gene encoding COMM domain-containing protein 6, whose protein sequence is MPADESHGVSNIVDGISRLTPDLFSKACQHILTYLQGRTSGIDSAEISDSFQRAGVRFDHEALQDIIRFLLLTFRSAGKTNLSGDELVTRLKEGSNKWPKASLQVVHRLWSEQGALVHAQQEVQVMLSIGQLVDMQWKLGMAVSSDTCRSLNSPYVCLMLKIVEPSGQICQKSFEMTIPQFQNFHKQFKEIAAVMETV, encoded by the exons GCGTCAGCAACATTGTAGACGGCATCAGCAGACTTACTCCTGATCTGTTTTCTAAAGCA TGCCAGCACATTCTGACTTATCTTCAAGGACGTACCAGCGGCATAGATTCAGCCGAAATCTCTGAT AGTTTCCAGAGAGCTGGAGTCCGATTTGACCATGAAGCTCTACAGGACATCATCAGATTTCTGCTGCTGACATTCAG GTCAGCTGGGAAGACCAACCTTTCAGGAGATGAGCTTGTAACCAGACTGAAAGAAGGTAGCAACAAGTGGCCCAAAGCATCTCTTCAGGTGGTGCACAGGTTGTGGAGTGAACAGGGTGCGCTTGTCCATGCTCAGCAGGAGGTCCAGGTCATGCTCAGCATTGGACAG TTGGTGGACATGCAGTGGAAGCTTGGGATGGCGGTGAGCTCCGACACCTGCCGGTCTCTCAACTCTCCATATGTATGTCTAATGCTGAAGATCGTCGAGCCGTCTGGACAGATCTGTCAGAAGTCTTTTGAGATGACCATTCCACAGTTCCAG AACTTTCACAAGCAGTTCAAGGAGATCGCAGCTGTTATGGAGACTGTGTGA